One region of Trichoderma breve strain T069 chromosome 7 map unlocalized scaffold00007, whole genome shotgun sequence genomic DNA includes:
- a CDS encoding ribulose-phosphate 3 epimerase family domain-containing protein: protein MAPKTLIAPSILSADFAQLGAECARTIEQGADWLHVDIMDGHFVPNITFGAPVVAKVRPHVEKPAQPAGRGTFDCHMMIAEPKKWVKEFKNAGCDLYCFHYEAAFSSAAESPEQTTDKKTNPKELIRYIHEQGLLAGIAIKPDTSVDVLWDILETSDPKERPDMVLVMTVYPGFGGQKFMASELPKVQELRKRYPELNIEVDGGLGPSTIDQAADAGANVIVAGSAVFGAKDPAEVISLLRRSVDTKGGKL, encoded by the exons ATGGCTCCCAAAACGCTCATTGCGCCGTCAATCCTGTCAGCTGACTTTGCACAGCTCGGTGCAGAATGCGCCCGCACCATAGAGCAGGGTGCCGATTGGCTGCACGTTGATATCAT GGACGGCCATTTCGTACCAAACATCACGTTTGGAGCTCCCGTTGTGGCAAAGGTCCGACCGCACGTCGAGAAGCCGGCGCAACCCGCCGGTCGAGGGACATTCGACTGCCACATGATGATTGCAGAG CCTAAGAAATGGGTCAAGGAATTCAAGAACGCCGGCTGTGACCTGTACTGCTTCCATTACGAGGCTGCCTTTTCCTCTGCCGCAGAGTCTCCCGAACAAACGACCGATAAGAAGACCAACCCCAAGGAGCTGATCCGATATATCCACGAGCAGGGACTGCTTGCAGGCATTGCCATTAAGCCTGACACATCCGTCGATGTGCTTTGGGACATTCTCGAGACCTCGGATCCCAAGGAAAGACCTGAT ATGGTTCTAGTCATGACGGTTTACCCCGGCTTTGGAGGACAGAAATTCATGGCCTCGGAGCTGCCCAAGGTGCAGGAGCTGCGAAAGCGATACCCCGAGCTGAACATTGAGGTTGACGGAGGACTCGGCCCCAGCACCATTGACCAGGCCGCCGACGCGGGAGCCAATGTCATTGTTGCAGGCAGCGCCGTCTTTGGAGCCAAGGACCCGGCCGAGGTTATTTCGCTGCTGCGGAGGTCCGTCGACACCAAGGGAGGCAAGTTGTAA
- a CDS encoding coA-transferase family III domain-containing protein, with product MSQIRGKAVSGLARLSRSGSSPAQWLNAAAHGIRHYSAAAASGAPLPLEGYRVLDMTRVLAGPYCTQILGDLGAEVIKIEHPTRGDDTRAWGPPYAKYKPESGREGPGESAYFLGANRNKKSLGLSFQHQGGVDILHKLAAKCDILVENYLPGTLKKYSMDYESLRKINPGLIYASITGYGQTGPYSNRAGYDVMVEAEFGLMHITGSRDGPPVKVGVAVTDLTTGLYTSNSIMAALLSRARTGKGQHIDVALSDCQTATLANIASSALISGKKDSGRWGTAHPSIVPYRAFKTKDGDILIGGGNDRLFGVLCDGIGKPHWKDDAKFKTNADRVAHRNELEAEIEAITQQRTTQEWLEVFEGSGMPYAAINDVQGTLNHSHTKARDMVIEIDHEYCGPIKMVNTPVKYSETQPIVRTPPPVLGQHTDEILSEHLGLSESDIAALKDQGVVR from the exons ATGTCCCAGATCCGGGGCAAGGCTGTTTCAGGCCTCGCCAGACTCTCTCGCTCcggctcttctccagcccAATGGCTTAATGCAGCAGCACATGGCATCCGCCATTACTCTGCGGCCGCCGCCAGCGGTGCTCCTTTGCCTCTCGAAGGTTACCGCGTGCTAGACATGACCCGAGTGCTAGCTGGT CCGTACTGCACTCAAATTCTCGGAGATCTTGG CGCTGAAGTCATCAAAATCGAGCATCCAACGCGGGGAGACGACACCCGAGCATGGGGTCCTCCATATGCAAAGTACAAGCCGGAATCTGGAAGAGAAGGCCCCGGTGAATCTGCTTACTTTCTAGGG gCAAATCGTAATAAGAAATCTCTGGGATTATCATTTCAGCACCAGGGCGGAGTTGACATCTTGCATAAGCTAGCAGCAAAATGCGACATCCTAGTTGAGAACTACCTTCCAGGCACGCTGAAGAAGTACTCAATGGACTATGAGAGTCTACGAAAGATCAACCCTGGGCTCATCTACGCCTCCATTACAGGCTACGGCCAGACAGGCCCTTATTCTAACCGTGCTGGCTACGACGTCATGGTCGAGGCTGAGTTTGGCCTCATGCACATCACAGGCTCGCGAGATGGCCCGCCAGTCAAGGTGGGCGTGGCTGTTACTGATCTGACCACGGGGCTCTACActagcaacagcatcatggccgcaCTCTTGTCAAGGGCCAGGACTGGCAAGGGCCAACACATTGACGTAGCGCTGAGTGATTGTCAGACGGCCACCTTGGCCAACATTGCAAGCAGCGCCCTGATAAGCGGCAAAAAGGACAGCGGCAGATGGGGCACTGCTCATC CTTCTATCGTCCCATACAGAGCATTCAAGACAAAGGACGGGGACATTCTCATCGGCGGTGGCAACGACCGACTCTTTGGTGTCCTCTGTGACGGCATAGGGAAGCCGCACTGGAAGGACGACGCCAAGTTCAAAACAAATGCTGATAGAGTTGCGCATCGAAACGAACTAGAGGCCGAAATCGAAGCCATCACCCAACAAAGAACAACACAGGAGTGGCTCGAGGTATTTGAGGGCTCAGGAATGCCCTATGCCGCCATCAATGACGTTCAAGGGACGCTCAATCACAGCCACACCAAGGCCCGTGACATGGTCATTGAGATTGACCATGAATATTGCGGGCCAATCAAAATGGTCAACACACCTGTCAAGTATTCAGAAACCCAGCCCATTGTCAGAACACCTCCTCCGGTGCTGGGCCAGCATACAGATGAGATTCTCAGCGAGCATCTTGGGTTGAGTGAGTCGGATATTGCTGCACTCAAGGATCAGGGAGTGGTGCGATGA
- a CDS encoding transcription factor TFIIB repeat domain-containing protein produces MFPPPLPSANANGAGAANGAGFQEDLNNVLCCPDCKEYPPNLIEEFSSGDMVCQSCGVVVGTRIIDTRSEWRTFANDDQGGDDPSRVGGPQDEFVEGQHLATTVAFSESKAHKALSRTQNNANADKAQKGLMQAYKEIVALCETINMGANVSNAAKHIFKLVDKHKFMKGKPQEAVIAGCIFIACRQNNVPRTFREIFNLTSVSKKEVGRVFKQLQNFLQKIQDTEGEGATGLNTVTNYENTSVGAEDLCGRYVSQLGFKNQQKISKISRDLAEQATDISALAGRSPLSVAAACIYMACHLMGEPRPSAPIAKQTGVSDGTVKTAYKFLFAYRDTLIKKEWLEEGGKMENIPQVQV; encoded by the coding sequence ATGTttccgccgccgctgccgagcGCAAATGCCAATGGAGCTGGCGCTGCAAATGGAGCCGGTTTCCAAGAAGACCTGAACAATGTGCTTTGCTGTCCCGATTGCAAAGAATACCCCCCGAACCTGATCGAGGAGTTTTCGAGCGGAGATATGGTCTGCCAGAGCTGCGGTGTCGTCGTTGGCACTCGCATCATCGATACCCGGTCTGAATGGCGTACATTTGCCAATGATGACCAAGGAGGTGATGATCCAAGCCGTGTCGGTGGACCTCAGGATGAATTCGTCGAGGGCCAGCACCTGGCCACGACTGTCGCCTTTTCCGAATCCAAGGCTCACAAGGCCCTGTCTCGTACCCAAAACAACGCCAACGCAGACAAGGCTCAGAAGGGTCTGATGCAGGCATACAAGGAGATTGTTGCGCTTTGCGAGACTATCAATATGGGAGCAAATGTCTCCAATGCTGCTAagcacatcttcaagctcgtCGACAAGCACAAGTTCATGAAGGGCAAACCCCAGGAGGCTGTCATTGCCGggtgcatcttcatcgcaTGTCGACAAAACAACGTGCCCCGAACGTTTAGGGAAATCTTCAACCTTACTAGCGTTAGTAAGAAGGAGGTTGGCAGAGTCTTTAAGCAATTACAGAATTTCCTGCAAAAGATCCAAGACACCGAAGGCGAGGGCGCTACTGGATTGAACACCGTCACCAACTACGAAAACACGTCTGTTGGCGCCGAGGACCTCTGTGGCCGTTATGTGTCTCAGTTGGGCTTCAAGAACCAGCAAAAGATATCCAAGATCTCTCGAGATCTCGCAGAGCAGGCTACCGACATCTCTGCTTTGGCCGGCCGATCACCGCTGtccgttgctgctgcctgtATCTACATGGCCTGCCATCTCATGGGAGAGCCACGTCCCTCTGCTCCTATTGCTAAGCAAACTGGCGTGAGCGATGGAACAGTCAAGACGGCTTACAAGTTCCTCTTCGCCTACCGCGATACTTTAATAAAGAAGGAATGGCTCGAGGAGGGTGGCAAGATGGAGAACATCCCGCAAGTCCAAGTGTGA
- a CDS encoding glycosyl transferase family, a/b domain-containing protein codes for MASSAGTGQEGLPPVNLKPLLTKLWPTDNEVTPDEIAEAISHFFTNQVTEAQTASLLMALHFTKLDFKADVLERCAYVMRKAAAPIPVKELQSVIQARGRKEGTYQGGLCDIVGTGGDSHDTFNVSTTSSILASSLLLVSKHGNKASTSKSGSADMVNCMKPRPPIISAVKPDTLVKVYSNTNYSFLFAPVFHTGMRYVAPIRKQLPWRTIFNNLGPLANPVEDVLEARVIGVGRRDLGPAFAEALRVAGCKKALIVCGEEELDEISCAGNSLCWMLKEKFPGGESEVEHFKVHPNDFGITPHALKDVSSGKEPEENAEILARILQNQLPLDDPVVEFVLINTAALLVASGICEADTSDMGHGDDGNVIKERGPGGQRWKEGVRRAKWAITSGEAWRQWQAFVEVTNEIGA; via the exons ATGGCCTCAAGCGCAGGCacaggccaagaaggccttCCACCAGTCAACCTCAAGCCCTTGTTGACCAAGCTCTGGCCGACTGACAATGAAGTCACTCCCGATGAGATCGCAGAGGCAATCTCCCATTTCTTCACAAACCAGGTGACCGAGGCTCAGACGGCGTCTCTCCTCATGGCGCTTCACTTCACCAAGCTCGACTTCAAGGCCGATGTCCTGGAGCGCTGCGCCTATGTCATGCGAAAGGCTGCGGCACCGATTCCGGTCAAGGAGCTCCAGAGTGTCATCCAGGCGcggggaagaaaagagggcaCGTATCAAGGCGGCTTG TGCGATATTGTCGGCACTGGAGGTGATTCACACGACACCTTCAATGTCAGCACAACTTCATCCATTCTTGCCTCGTCACTACTTCTGGTTTCCAAGCACGGCAACAAGGCCAGCACGTCAAAATCGGGCAGTGCTGACATGGTCAACTGCATGAAGCCTCGGCCGCCCATTATCAGCGCCGTCAAGCCTGACACCCTAGTCAAGGTCTACTCCAACACAAATTACAGCTTCCTCTTTGCGCCAGTTTTCCACACCGGCATGCGCTATGTGGCGCCTATCCGAAAGCAGCTCCCCTGGAGGACAATTTTCAACAACCTGGGTCCATTGGCTAATCCAGTTGAAGATGTGCTGGAGGCTCGGGTCATCGGTGTCGGAAGACGGGATCTTGGTCCGGCATTTGCAGAAGCCTTGAGGGTTGCCGGGTGCAAGAAGGCACTGATTGTCTGCGGAGAGGAGGAGTTGGATGAAATTAGCTGTGCAGGCAACTCGCTATGCTGGATGTTGAAAGAGAAATTCCCTGGAGGCGAGTCCGAAGTCGAACATTTCAAAGTCCACCCCAACGACTTTGGCATCACCCCCCACGCCCTAAAAGACGTGTCTTCTGGAAAGGAGCCAGAGGAGAATGCCGAGATTCTGGCTCGCATCTTGCAAAACCAACTTCCCCTGGATGATCCGGTGGTCGAATTCGTGTTAATCAATACTGCGGCCCTTCTTGTGGCATCTGGCATCTGTGAGGCGGATACCAGTGACATGggccatggcgatgatgggaaTGTCATTAAAGAACGAGGCCCTGGCGGCCAACGTTGGAAGGAAGGTGTACGAAGAGCCAAGTGGGCCATCACAAGTGGTGAGGCCTGGAGACAGTGGCAAGCATTTGTCGAGGTTACCAACGAGATTGGTGCCTGA